From a single Pseudorasbora parva isolate DD20220531a chromosome 15, ASM2467924v1, whole genome shotgun sequence genomic region:
- the apobb.2 gene encoding apolipoprotein B-100 isoform X1, with amino-acid sequence MADNKLHLLLLLTVAVSKAQDEGAPCLMAKRYKPFNKYEYFYETESLNALNGAVNGPKASCKVEIAVPGTCSYIVRTTDCTLSEVSEVDADGNPVFGAAAGAEDFKTAMESHPLKFTIEGDDDIKLFPEEDERINILNIKRGIISALAVPVLEEDRNKHMPTIYGLCKTDYVVNTREEIATEVTLRRDLSGCDKFRPVEDHTSPLALITGMKYPLAQLIRSNQTCHYRFNNEQHHMTSGTCTEKHVLVLFSHKGEYGVVNIGKQALTLLGVSKYNDRDFDHNVANMKPLHPDSSVDMSPIQDKEAALVVLREIADLSKTNDGRKRAHLAHKLVSVIRKMEAETLMAVVPEAVEISQSLTYQALLQCGTPECSSAIMQIFRTFDALSVELDAAVYAMGMISRSSRVLVKEMLAMAKFKPSKPIYYALSNAVRRLFETDGVTSEIQAVADYGLEQIGDCTGDQEHVFLSLKVIGNMVAALGAARPALQSSVIRCINQPAASAAVQQAAVQIYRQIPVPEEGRAELMYAVLDRGSSVQKRVASYLILMKNPNPAELAQLAAALLVEENPQVKSFIQSHIRNIWSSAAPESLDLRQKIRDAFQGNKLEMLMDPIELSRYYRLGSLEGNMIFESPNELPREVMLEMTLNAFGFDMDLIEIGMEGKGFEPIVEALFGEDGFFPDTIMKATLYATDKMPAQLNEVLDNMLPITRNERKKRQASQNILNEISHNVNKLFEDLKAQNAPEAMVYLKLLGAELGYLDTKDGKMIRSLLKMIPTDFLKRLLSSVDNELFLHYIFMDNEFYLPTGAGFPLRVALSGTFTPGVKGGLSFNPSTREFALTLSAGIEFVTEIGTHFPDYVHCGLEMQTNIYHESGIKAKLSVTDSQLKLSIPAPRGLTELISVTNSLVSVVGAKTEPIPAKGEYINMNKCTALFPGLKFCTALKYPDTSSNDAAPYFPLTGDSTFAVELHPSEEVTEYIATISYAYEDEADKLTISVKAEGTSHEARNVLILNRQQYSVSAQLLMDSLQLDSKVSAKLKHTETLTLEIENELKLPETTSVQTLSLKYENEKIEAEFKCDVRSEIQRIIPNISAVETFVNSLLDRQIGLKEVKVCDVLAKTVVILGVHAVPVITLPERLFLNVEAAAKYQFGQHYYTITLPLPLGGKSTRDLNFPTTLTTPNLIVPHLGLEFESTSIDLPEFSIPETVALSVPTLGLVELSGKLNSNFYNIEAALSAARDPAESYSAVFEVTGISPVDLLSLKVKGSALVEATSDDSLKANIKTVLHHKIINATISIKEEVEFAEKLSVKSKTMFELTSHVGVQFLLEHTGQFGVDAEEIYGDGNLEGSFKAGLIHGSGNLLQSVSVLPFRSEAKMNSSLKVDSTLLRAQNSFTVAFANGELIIISNNTAFDNLLTLLNTAKITFKESKLDLNSHTKAEVLGLKIQNMAETRFGIDTVSVKIETSTHSSAEHIHSLVTVALDVNGLVIHSDASVILIGHKAVHKSILSLNKDGLITNGTASLQSLLSLEELRHTFKITYKNEAATAQCKTIGNIMGSRVNHNTELEIAGLSGQIKNHISFNSILFNFDTNTDGTTIPFRFNFNGTIIGKNAYYLLGYTSYEFMAKVFLKAEPQSIAHSHECKISTVLELPIDNGGSIKSQFESMSDTLLIPSEQNTKVTVKAKVNKYAIEQEISAYNTQARLGLEGSGKVHTNLFNTANTAYQDFAVSGFLKYDKNTDTQSINLPFLEGFSLVHGNIRITLESIGETLRNYINREGIASKIQTLTQHVGDFVSNLNFERRAVQLKLALKALYQEYVLKLKGLTGAFEKLVFDMGEALDHLAELTLKGMQIGKVVEMLPKHIKVLIFFIIDDIKTILSSINTQGYTKLNEIFHPASAKRDRQIEANSLLGPSFGKLYGEVRISSPVYNFRTSAEFKNASERYPLFTAFINTEGTSADLKALNYNLESTAQISIPETSPVIVSETFKLTHIDLTVDQQALLTLNGSASNSTFFLDTSYKNQVNIPSHSLSGEISLIQKAVAYQDDAAFTLTVKNEGTGKFALQDFSEEGTHRGDLHFNMGLGAPKLSFTGHTDSDALQMKIKVNADAVALSYIKFNARVETESPFIKNSLLVASGKATFGDMKVEIKASHVTSVFGAVSGVFSNTANILTCPSEVAIDFQNRGIAKINLFESFLANVDLQKDYTVSFNSGIQEISSVAVAHLNHYNYSHNFTASNNKADMGIYAVVNSVANFGYLNAAEMFVPAIFRIPAIRELNWNDNTGPLDLTTSDQPIGLRAKLVYQKSWFAPIIDLGLVVPSLGNLVSELSFKSSILNLNANAGIYPKDYLMRVSATTASVYQGLKAKLDGTTGLTTNNGLKLASSLSLENAHVDCNYGSTLTLEDNYEAVLSVDTVAKINLTSFTVDVTHQLSGDTKAHPKATSNLKVKYSFDRPDSVAAGYGDAENTLKLDATLSFISIESATQVTTDSTFSDHTKVKGNMNNEANIHVSADGLKSNLKNTGNGFIGFKYFTLGLDINEQLTLKGDLGRMYSLLEIDSNYTFIYNREIELAINHTALGKAEFAPLSTLMAAVDMLFTEPRYHDSEERNTYLRNGYKTTTFFRWYNLSTEIIEEYFHEFPVSTLVLECFSNLTSPSTLLEYQGELSFFQIYLN; translated from the exons ATGGCCGACAATAAGCTCCATCTTCTGCTGCTGTTGACCGTCGCCGTGTCCA aaGCTCAGGATGAAGGAGCGCCATGTTTGA TGGCCAAAAGATACAAGCCCTTCAACAAGTATGAATACTTCTATGAGACCGAGTCCTTGAATGCTTTGAACGGGGCTGTCAACGGCCCCAAGGCTAGCTGCAAG GTTGAGATTGCAGTTCCTGGTACATGCAGCTACATTGTGCGCACCACCGACTGCACGCTGAGTGAAGTGAGTGAGGTCGATGCAGATGGAAACCCTGTGTTTGGAGCAGCTGCTGGCGCGGAGGACTTCAAAACCGCCATGGAGAG TCATCCTCTGAAGTTCACCATTGAGGGAGACGATGACATCAAGCTTTTCCCTGAGGAGGATGAGCGGATAAACATCCTCAACATCAAGAGAGGAATCATCTCTGCTCTCGCTGTCCCAGTGCTGGAGGAGGACCGCAACAAACACATG CCCACCATCTACGGTCTGTGTAAGACTGATTATGTCGTGAACACCAGAGAGGAAATCGCCACTGAAGTCACCCTAAGAAGAGATCTGTCCGGTTGTGACAAGTTCAGGCCAGTGGAAGACCACACCAGTCCTCTCGCCCTCATCACCGGCATG AAATATCCTCTTGCTCAGCTGATCAGAAGCAACCAGACCTGCCACTACAGGTTTAATAATGAGCAGCACCACATGACCTCTGGAACTTGCACCGAAAAACATGTTCTTGTGCTCTTTTCACACAA GGGAGAATATGGAGTGGTCAATATTGGCAAACAGGCCTTGACCCTTCTGGGAGTCTCGAAGTACAATGACAGAGACTTTGACCACA ATGTGGCCAACATGAAACCCCTCCATCCAGACAGCAGTGTTGACATGAGCCCCATCCAGGATAAAGAAGCCGCTCTTGTTGTTCTGAGGGAAATAGCTGACCTTTCCAAGACCAACGATGGACGTAAGAGAGCCCATTTGGCCCACAAGCTCGTATCCGTGATCCGTAAGATGGAAGCTGAGACCTTGATGGCTGTTGTTCCCGAAGCAGTGGAAATCTCTCAGTCTTTGACGTACCAGGCTTTGCTACAGTGCGGCACACCAGAATGCAGCAGTGCTATCATGCAGATATTCAGGACCTTTGACGCGCTCTCGGTTGAGCTTGACGCTGCTGTATATGCCATGGGAATGATATCCCGTTCCTCACGCGTCCTTGTGAAGGAAATGCTGGCGATGGCTAAGTTCAAGCCAAGCAAACCCATTTACTACGCTCTCAGCAATGCTGTGAGAAG GCTCTTTGAGACGGATGGAGTCACCAGTGAGATCCAGGCAGTGGCTGATTACGGCCTTGAACAGATCGGGGATTGCACAGGTGACCAGGAACacgtctttctttctttgaag GTCATTGGTAACATGGTGGCGGCACTGGGAGCCGCGCGCCCTGCTTTGCAGTCTTCTGTTATTCGATGCATCAATCAGCCGGCTGCCTCTGCTGCAGTCCAACAGGCCGCGGTCCAGATCTACAGACAGATTCCTGTACCTGAAGAG GGCCGAGCGGAGCTCATGTATGCGGTTCTGGACAGAGGCTCGTCCGTACAGAAGCGTGTAGCCTCGTATCTAATCCTGATGAAGAATCCCAATCCTGCTGAACTCGCTCAACTGGCGGCGGCGCTCCTTGTTGAGGAAAATCCTCAGGTCAAGAGCTTCATCCAATCTCACATCAGGAACATCTGGAGCTCCGCAGCACCAGAGAGCCTGGA CTTGAGACAGAAGATTCGAGATGCCTTTCAAGGCAATAAACTTGAAATGCTCATGGATCCCATCGAACTCTCTCGATACTACAGACTGGGATCTTTAGAAGGAAACATGATCTTTGAATCTCCAAATGAACTTCCGAGGGAGGTCATGCTGGAGATGACCTTGAATGCATTTGGGTTTGATATGGACTTGATTGAG ATTGGCATGGAGGGAAAGGGCTTTGAGCCCATTGTGGAGGCCCTCTTTGGAGAAGATGGATTCTTCCCAGATACAATCATGAAGGCCACTTTATACGCTACCGACAAGATGCCCGCCCAACTCAATGAGGTCTTGGACAACATGCTGCCGATCACGAGAAACGAAAGGAAGAAGAGACAG GCTTCTCAAAACATACTCAATGAAATCAGCCACAATGTCAACAAGCTTTTCGAGGACTTGAAGGCCCAGAATGCTCCTGAAGCAATGGTGTACCTCAAGCTTTTGGGTGCTGAACTTGGGTATCTTGACACAAAAGATGGCAAGATGATTCGCAGTCTCCTTAAGATGATCCCCACTGAT TTCCTCAAAAGACTGCTCTCAAGTGTCGACAACGAGCTTTTCCTTCACTACATCTTCATGGATAATGAGTTTTATCTGCCCACCGGCGCTGGCTTTCCTCTGAGAGTTGCTCTGTCTGGTACCTTCACTCCTGGAGTCAAAGGAGGATTGAGCTTTAATCCATCCACG AGGGAATTTGCTTTGACGCTGTCTGCTGGCATTGAGTTTGTGACTGAGATTGGGACTCACTTCCCCGACTATGTTCACTGTGGTCTGGAGATGCAGACGAACATCTATCATGAGAGCGGCATTAAAGCGAAGCTCTCTGTGACCGACAGCCAGCTCAAGCTCTCCATTCCAGCTCCTCGTGGTCTGACTGAGCTCATCAGCGTCAC CAACTCTCTGGTGTCTGTTGTTGGTGCCAAGACTGAGCCCATTCCGGCCAAGGGCGAGTatattaatatgaataaatgcaCGGCTCTTTTCCCTGGACTGAAGTTCTGTACAGCCCTGAAGTATCCCGACACAAGCTCAAACGACGCTGCCCCTTACTTTCCTCTCACTGGGGACAGCAC ATTTGCTGTTGAGCTCCATCCATCTGAAGAGGTCACAGAGTACATTGCCACCATCAGCTACGCCTATGAGGATGAGGCAGACAAACTCACAATTAGCGTGAAGGCTGAAG GAACATCCCATGAGGCCAGAAATGTCCTGATATTAAACCGACAGCAGTACAGCGTCTCTGCACAGTTGCTAATGGATTCTCTTCAGCTTGATTCTAAAGTTTCTGCGAAACTGAAGCACACTGAGACGTTGACTTTGGAAATTGAGAATGAGCTAAAACTCCCGGAGACGACTTCAGTTCAAACACTCTCCCTGAAATACG AGAATGAGAAGATTGAGGCTGAATTTAAGTGTGATGTCAGATCTGAGATCCAGAGAATCATTCCCAACATCAGTGCTGTTGAAACATTTGTCAATAGCCTTCTTGATCGCCAGATTGGCCTGAAAGAGGTGAAGGTTTGTGATGTTCTGGCAAAGACTGTCGTG ATTTTGGGAGTTCATGCGGTGCCTGTGATCACTCTTCCTGAAAGACTGTTCCTGAATGT AGAGGCTGCTGCTAAATATCAGTTTGGCCAGCATTACTATACCATCACTCTTCCCTTGCCCTTGGGTGGAAAATCCACTAGAGATCTGAACTTTCCCACAACCCTCACCACGCCAAACCTGATTGTACCTCATCTTGGTCTGGAATTTGAATCTACTAGCATTGATCTTCCAGAGTTCTCCATTCCCGAGACTGTGGCGCTTTCTGTGCCGACTCTCGGATTGGTAGAGTTGTCCGGAAAACTAAACAGCAACTTCTACAACATAGAGGCAGCTTTGTCTGCGGCCAGAGATCCTGCTGAAAGTTATTCTGCTGTGTTTGAAGTCACTGGCATAAGTCCTGTTGACCTCCTCTCCCTAAAGGTCAAAG GATCTGCACTAGTTGAGGCCACATCCGATGATTCTCTCAAGGCCAACATAAAGACTGTGCTTCACCACAAGATTATCAATGCCACCATCAGCATTAAGGAGGAAGTGGAATTTGCTGAAAAACTCAGTGTGAAATCCAAAACCATGTTTGAATTAACTAGTCATGTTGGAGTGCAATTTTTGCTGGAGCACACTGGACAGTTCGGAGTTGATGCTGAGGAGATCTATGGAGATGGAAACTTGGAAGGATCCTTCAAGGCTGGTTTAATCCATGGCTCGGGAAACCTTTTGCAGTCAGTCTCAGTCCTCCCATTCAGATCAGAGGCGAAGATGAATTCTTCACTGAAAGTAGATTCAACACTTCTTCGGGCTCAGAACTCCTTTACTGTAGCCTTTGCCAATGGAGAGCTGATAATTATTTCCAACAACACAGCATTCGACAACCTTCTAACATTGCTAAACACTGCTAAAATTACCTTCAAGGAATCCAAGCTTGATCTAAATTCTCATACAAAAGCAGAGGTTCTTGGCCTGAAGATCCAAAACATGGCTGAGACCAGATTTGGTATTGACACAGTCAGCGTTAAGATTGAGACTTCCACTCACAGCTCTGCAGAACATATCCATTCCCTGGTCACAGTAGCACTAGATGTTAATGGTCTAGTTATTCACAGTGACGCCTCTGTTATACTCATTGGACACAAAGCTGTCCACAAATCCATTCTGAGCCTCAATAAAGATGGCCTGATAACCAATGGCACAGCCTCCCTGCAAAGCCTTTTGAGTCTGGAGGAGCTCAGGCACACCTTCAAGATCACCTACAAAAATGAAGCTGCCACTGCTCAGTGCAAAACCATTGGAAATATCATGGGAAGTCGCGTTAACCACAACACTGAACTCGAGATTGCTGGACTTTCTGGCCAAATCAAAAATCATATAAGTTTCAACTCCATATTATTCAATTTTGACACCAACACTGATGGTACAACTATTCCATTCAGATTCAATTTTAATGGCACTATTATTGGTAAAAATGCATATTACCTTCTTGGATACACAAGTTATGAGTTTATGGCAAAAGTGTTTCTAAAAGCAGAACCGCAATCCATTGCTCACTCTCATGAATGCAAGATCTCAACCGTCCTCGAGCTACCTATAGACAACGGCGGCTCCATTAAATCACAATTTGAAAGCATGTCTGACACTCTGCTGATCCCATCTGAACAAAATACTAAAGTGACAGTTAAAGCTAAAGTGAACAAATATGCCATTGAACAGGAAATAAGCGCTTACAATACTCAAGCGCGGCTTGGCCTGGAAGGGTCTGGAAAAGTGCACACCAATCTGTTTAACACTGCCAATACTGCTTATCAGGACTTTGCAGTCTCTGGCTTCCTAAAGTATGATAAAAACACTGATACACAATCAATTAACTTGCCTTTCCTTGAAGGTTTTTCTCTAGTCCATGGCAACATCAGAATAACACTTGAGAGCATTGGCGAAACCCTGAGGAATTACATCAACCGAGAGGGGATTGCTTCTAAAATTCAGACCTTAACTCAGCATGTTGGTGACTTTGTGTCTAATTTGAACTTTGAGAGAAGAGCTGTGCAGCTTAAACTTGCCTTGAAAGCTCTGTACCAAGAGTATGTGCTAAAGCTGAAAGGTCTGACTGGTGCATTTGAGAAGCTAGTGTTTGATATGGGTGAGGCATTGGATCATTTGGCGGAATTGACTCTGAAGGGTATGCAGATTGGCAAAGTTGTTGAAATGCTACCAAAGCACATCAaggttttaatattttttatcattGACGATATAAAAACTATTCTTAGCTCAATAAACACCCAAGGTTACACAAAACTGAATGAGATTTTCCATCCTGCCAGTGCTAAGCGTGACAGGCAGATTGAAGCAAATTCTCTTCTAGGGCCGTCTTTTGGAAAACTGTATGGTGAAGTCAGAATCAGCAGCCCTGTCTACAACTTCAGAACCTCTGCAGAGTTCAAGAACGCCTCAGAGAGATACCCTTTGTTCACAGCTTTTATTAACACTGAAGGAACCTCTGCAGACCTTAAAGCTCTGAACTACAATCTAGAATCCACAGCGCAGATATCGATCCCCGAGACGAGCCCTGTAATAGTGTCTGAAACATTCAAGTTAACACACATTGACTTGACTGTAGACCAACAGGCATTGCTGACTCTGAACGGATCTGCTTCTAACAGTACTTTCTTTCTTGACACCTCATACAAGAACCAGGTGAACATCCCCTCGCACTCTCTGTCTGGGGAAATCAGCCTGATTCAGAAGGCTGTAGCTTACCAGGATGATGCTGCATTCACACTGACAGTTAAAAATGAAGGAACAGGCAAATTTGCTCTTCAAGACTTCTCTGAAGAAGGCACCCATAGGGGTGAcctgcattttaacatgggcCTTGGTGCCCCCAAGCTGTCTTTTACTGGCCACACTGACAGCGATGCTTTGCAGATGAAGATAAAAGTGAACGCTGATGCTGTTGCACTAAGCTACATCAAATTCAACGCTCGTGTTGAAACAGAGTCTCCATTTATCAAGAACAGTTTGCTGGTTGCTTCTGGAAAGGCTACCTTTGGCGATATGAAGGTGGAAATCAAGGCATCTCATGTCACATCGGTTTTCGGAGCCGTCAGCGGAGTCTTCTCTAATACCGCCAACATCCTGACTTGTCCTAGTGAGGTTGCTATTGACTTTCAGAACAGAGGTATTGCCAAAATCAACCTCTTTGAGTCTTTTTTAGCCAATGTTGATCTCCAGAAAGACTACACTGTTTCCTTCAACTCTGGCATACAAGAAATCAGCAGTGTGGCAGTCGCCCACTTAAACCATTACAACTACAGCCATAACTTCACAGCCAGCAATAACAAAGCTGATATGGGTATTTACGCTGTTGTGAATAGTGTGGCCAACTTTGGGTACTTAaatgctgcagaaatgtttGTGCCAGCCATTTTCAGGATTCCAGCAATCAGAGAGCTGAACTGGAATGATAATACTGGCCCACTGGACTTGACCACAAGTGACCAGCCCATTGGTCTAAGGGCCAAACTTGTCTACCAGAAGAGCTGGTTTGCTCCTATTATTGATTTGGGTCTCGTTGTTCCGTCATTGGGTAACCTGGTCTCTGAGTTGTCTTTCAAGTCCTCTATTCTTAACCTAAATGCTAATGCAGGTATTTATCCAAAGGACTACTTGATGCGTGTTAGTGCCACAACTGCCTCTGTGTATCAGGGATTGAAGGCCAAGCTTGATGGAACCACTGGCCTGACCACAAATAATGGACTGAAACTGGCCTCTTCTTTGTCTTTGGAGAATGCCCACGTTGACTGTAATTATGGGAGTACCTTGACTCTGGAAGATAACTATGAGGCTGTATTGTCTGTGGACACAGTTGCTAAGATTAATCTGACAAGCTTCACTGTTGATGTCACACATCAACTTTCTGGGGACACCAAGGCCCATCCAAAGGCAACATCAAACTTAAAGGTCAAGTACAGCTTTGATCGTCCAGATTCAGTGGCTGCTGGATATGGAGATGCTGAGAATACCTTAAAGCTGGATGCAACTCTTTCCTTCATCTCCATTGAGTCCGCAACCCAAGTAACCACAGATTCTACATTCTCTGATCACACCAAAGTTAAGGGAAacatgaataatgaagctaacATCCACGTGAGCGCTGATGGTCTGAAATCCAATCTGAAGAATACTGGAAATGGGTTCATTGGTTTTAAATACTTCACGTTGGGGTTGGACATCAATGAGCAGCTGACTCTAAAAGGAGATCTTGGACGCATGTATTCTTTGCTAGAAATTGATTCAAACTATACATTTATCTATAATAGAGAGATTGAACTTGCAATAAACCACACTGCTcttggtaaagctgaatttgcTCCCCTAAGCACCCTCATGGCTGCTGTAGACATGCTCTTTACTGAGCCAAGATATCATGATTCGGAAGAAAGAAATACTTATTTAAGGAATGGATACAAAACAACAACTTTCTTCCGTTGGTACAATTTAAGTACAGAAATAATAGAAGAGTATTTTCATGAATTTCCTGTCTCAACGCTTGTGCTTGAGTGCTTTTCTAATCTAACTTCTCCATCTACGCTTCTGGAGTATCAGGGGGAATTAAGTTTTTTCCAAATTTACCTCAATTAA